The following nucleotide sequence is from Allocatelliglobosispora scoriae.
GCGTGAGATGACTCGGCACCGACCCGCCGCCAGGTCGGTGCCGAGTCAGCCAATGGGCGGACCTAGGGGCAGGTCGCGCCGACCGGACCGCTCAGGCCGGTCCACATGTACGCGTCGGAGAGCCAGGTCCCGTCGGTGAACTTGTTCCACAGGCTGGTCGTGCCCCAGCGGCCGGTGTGCGTGGTGCCCGTCTTGGAACAGGAGATCGTCATCGTCGTGCCGTCCGCGACCGTGCCCGCCGCGGCGAAGTTGCTGCCGGGACCGGTGCGCTTGGTCAGGGTCAGCGTGCCGTTGCCGTCGACGATGCCCTGGTTGAAGTCGAGCGGGCCGTAGTTGTAGAGCGAACCGCCCTGCCCGACCGCGGTCGAGCCGTGCCGCGCGGTGCCGCCGTAGGCAGCCGACCCGGCGACGATCGTCCACTTGCCGAAGTTGTGCTGGGAGATCGCGACGTAGCCGCCGTTCTGGCGGAGGGCGAAGTGGACGTGGTTGCCGGAGGCCTGCCCGCCGCAGGTCACGTCGGTGCCGATGTTGCCCAGCGGCAGACCCTGACCCGCCGGTACGCCGTCCGCGTCCGAGACCAGGCTGTTGAAGAGGTGGTAGTAGTCGGTGGCGTAGTTGCGATCGTGGTAGACCCGGATCCAGCCCTGGCACATCCGGAAGGCGGTGCCCGCACGGGCCGCCCGGACGATGCCGTCGCCGCCCGCGAGATCCAGCGCGGTCCACGGGTTCTCGGTTGTGCTCCAACCGTGCGGGCCGCTCGACATCCGCCACGACTGGCCGACGGCGTAGGGCAGGGCCATCCCGGTGCGGTAGTCACCACCCGCGAAGAGGGCGTTCTCGGTGGCGAACAGCGAGCGCTCATCGCCCCTGGTCAGCGGGGATGCGGTGACGAGCTCGCGGAAGAGCGCCTCGTCCTCCAGCGCGATCTGCCAGGTGCCCCTGACGGAGCGGGCGTGGAAGAGCCAGCCCAGCGGGTAGGCGCCCTCCTTCTGCGGCGCGACGATGACCGCCGTGCCGAAGGCCCAGCTCGTACCCGCTGTGCGCAGGACGGTGACCCGGGTCTCGGCGGCCGTCGCGGCGCGCAGGGTGGCGTCGGTCAGGGTCGCGGCTCGCTGGAGCAGTTTCGAGGTGACGGCCGTGGTGACCGCGCTCGTGGCGGCCGCGGCCGGGGCGGCGACGCCCGCGGTCGGGGCGGTGAGGGTGAGCCCGGTGCCGAGCACCAGGGCGAGCAGACAAGCGGTACGGCGTCGCGGAGACACCATGCCAGCCTCCTAAGATCGATCGGCGTATCTATTGACCGCAATCTTAAGAAGAGATCACCTTGCCGTCAGGGTGCGAATCTGCACCTGTTGCGGGCTTTCCTGGCACGACCGCACCTTGACCGCCGCCGCGCTGCGAGCGCGGGGCGCGGCTGCGGGTGCGGCGAGCGGCTGCGGGCGCGGGGCGCGACTACGAGCGCGAGGCGCGCCTACGAGAGCGAGGCGCGCCTACGAGCGCGGCTGCGGCTGCGAGCGCGGCTGCGCCGAAGATCACGCCTTCTTCGGGGAAAATGGTGTGATCACGCGCCTTGATCACACCATTTTCCCCGAAGAAGGCGTGATCTTGCACGCGCGCAGCGATCCAGCAGGCGTGCGGAACGCACGGCGAGAACACACGTCAAGCGGGGCAAGCGGGGCAGGCGGGTGCGAGCGCGTCAGCGGACGGCGTGGCCGGAGTCGGACAGGGCGGTCTTGACCTCGCCGATCGTGACCTCGCCGAAGTGGAAGACGCTCGCCGCCAGCACCGCGTCCGCCCCCGCGTCGACGGCGGGCGGGAAGTCCACCGCCGCGCCCGCGCCGCCCGAGGCGATCACCGGGATGTCGACGACCGCGCGCACCGCTCGGATCAGCTCCAGGTCGAACCCGGCCTTGGTGCCGTCGGCGTCCATCGAGTTGAGCAGGATCTCGCCCGCACCGAGCTTGGCGACGCGTGCCGCCCACTCGATCGCGTCGAGCCCGGCCGAGGTCCGCCCGCCGTGGGTGGTGACCTCGAAGCCGCTGCTGCCGTGGCCGCCGCGCCGCACGTCGAGCGAGAGCACCAGCACCTGGTTGCCGAAGCGCTCGGCGATCTCGCTGATCAGCTCCGGCCGGGCGATCGCGGCGGTGTTGACGCCGACCTTGTCGGCGCCGGCTCGCAGCAGCACGTCGACATCGGCGACACTGCGCACCCCGCCGCCGACGGTGAGCGGGATGAAGACGGTCTCGGCGGTGCGGCGGACCACGTCGAGCATGGTGCCGCGACCGGCGGAGGAGGCGGTGACGTCGAGGAAGGTCAGTTCGTCGGCCCCGGCCGCGTCATAGGCGGCGGCGAGCTCGACGGGGTCGCCCGCGTCGCGCAGGTCGACGAAGTTGACGCCCTTCACGACCCGGCCGGCGTCCACATCGAGGCAGGGGATGACCCTCACGGCGATCGTCACACTGGTGAACCTACCGTGGCGGGCCGCTGGAGCGCTGTCGGCGTGGGTGCGCGGTCCGCTTCCTGAGAAGCATGACCGCTCATGATCGCGTTAAACCCGGAAAGAAGCCCCTCACCATGCAGCGGAAGGGCTTCTTTCCGGGTTTCTACGCGATCACGCCGAGCGCCGAGCGGCGAGCGCCGCAGAGCGGCGTCAGTGGTGGTTGGTCCTCGTCGCCACCAGGCGCAGCCGGACCTTGCTGATCGCGCGGCCGGTGACCTCGGTGACCTCGGCGGTGCAGCCCGGCAGCGTCACCGTCTCGCCCGGCTCGGTCGGGATGTGCCCCAGCTTCGCCAGGACCAGCCCCGCCACCGTCGTGTAGTCGACATCGGCGAACCGCGTCGTGTCGATGCCGAGGTCGGGCAGGTCGTGGATCGGGAAGGACCCGGGCACCACGAAGACGTCGTCGGCCTCGCGTACGACAGCGGCCACATCGGCGTCGGTCTCGTCGTAGATCTCGCCGACGACCTCCTCCACCAGGTCCTCCATCGTCACGATGCCGTCGATCGAGCCGTGCTCGTCGACGACCATGGCGAACTGCTCGCGCCGGTGGCGGAGCTGGCGCATCGCCTCGGCGACCGGCAGGGTCTCCGGCATCAGCAGCGCCGGACGGGCCCGGTCGGCGGCGGTCGCGCCGCCCCGATCGGGCAGCAGGTCGCGCAGGTGGACCACGCCGATCAGGTCGTCGATGCCGCCGGGACCGACCACCGGGGCGCGCGTGTGCCCGGAGTCGGCGAGCTCCCGCAGCGCCTCGTCGGCCGTCAGGGAGCCGGCGAGCAGCGTCACCTCACCCCGCGGGATGAGGATCTCCCGGATGCCGCGCTCGGCGATCTCGAAAGCACCGGAGATGATCTCCCGCTGCTGTGCGGTGAAGCCCCGCTGCGCCACGACCAGCTCCCGGATCTCCTCGGCGCTGATCTCCTCCCGGCCGGCCTTCGGGTCGCCGCCGGTGATCCGCACGATCAGGTCCGTCGACTTGCCGAGCAGCCACACGACCGGCCGCGACGCCGTCGCGAGCAGGTCCAGCGGCTTCGCCGCCGCCAGCGCCCAGCCCTCCGCCCGCTGCATCGCGATGCGCTTGGGCGCGAGCTCCCCCAGCACCAGCGTCACGAAGGTCAGCGCCAGCGTCAGCAGGATGATCGCCACCGACTCCGCCGCCGAACCCAGGAAGCTCAGCGGCTCCACCAGCGGCTTCGCCAGCGAGGTCGCCGCGAACGCCGACGCCAGGAACCCGGCGAGGGTGATGCCGATCTGGATCGTCGCCAGGAACCGGTTGGGGTCCCGGGACAGGCGCGCGAGTGTGCGACCGCCCCTCGACGTCCGCTCCAACCGCTGGATCTGGCTCTCCCGGAGCGAGATGAGTGCCATCTCGCTGCCCGAGAGAGCGCCGTTGAGCAAAATCAGGACCAGCACCAGGATGACCTGGGTGCCATAGCCGCCCACGGGCGTTCACTCCACTCGAATCAGGGTCACCGGACCCCGCGAGCGAGCCCTTAGAGCTGGGCCAACGCGTCGAGTGCCTCGGCGACGGTGAAGGCACCAGCGTAGAGGGCCTTGCCCGTGATGACACCCTCCACCCCGATCGATTCCAGCGCCGCGAGGGCACGCAGATCGTCCAGTGTGGAGACGCCGCCGCTCGCGACGATCGGCTTCGGGGTCGCCGCGCAGACCGAACGCAGCAGCTCCAGGTTGGGTCCGGTCAGCGTGCCGTCGCGGTGCACGTCGGTGAGGACGTAGCGCGCGCAGCCCGCCTTCTCCAGGCGTTCCAGCACGTCGAAGAGGTCACCGCCGTCGCGGGTCCAGCCCCGCGCCGAGAGGGTGTGACCCCGCACGTCGAGGCCCACGGCCACCCGGTCGCCGAACTCGCCGACGATCCGGTCGCACCACTCCGGGTCCTCCAGCGCCGCCGTCCCGATGTTGACCCGGGCCGCGCCGGTGGCGAGCGCCCGGCGCAGCGACTCGTCGTCGCGGATGCCACCGGAGAGCTCGACCTTGACATCGAGGGCGGCCACGACCGAGGCGAGCTGCTCGGCGTTGGATCCGCGCCCGAACGCCGCGTCGAGGTCCACGAGGTGGATCCACTCGGCACCCTGCCGCTGGAAGTCCATCGCCGCGTCGAACGGATCACCATAATCGGTCTCCGAACCCGCGGCGCCCTGGACCAGCCGGACCGCCTGACCTCCTGCGACGTCGACGGCGGGCAGCAACTGCAGGGTCATGCACTTCTCCGATCCCAGGCGATCGTCATCAGCACCGGCAGCGCCATGACGGTCAAGATGGTGAGCAGCACGGCGAGCGCCGTGGTCTGCACGAGAAACCAGATCACCAGCAGCAGCAGCACGACCACGATCGCGGTCACGGCGAGCTGTCCGCGGCTGTGCCGGCGCAGGCGGCCGACGCGGCTGGGGCGGAGGGTCAGCTTGCGGCGTACCCGCCGGATTGTGACCCGTCGGGCCTCGGCCCGGTCGATCTTGCGGCGGCGCTTGGCCTCGGCCGCCTCGCGCTCGGCGCGGCGCAGCGCGCGCTCCTTGCTCACCGCGTCACCCTTCGCTCGCGCTTGCGGGGCTCCGCTGCGCTCCACTCCTCGCGCCTCACAGCGTCATCCTTCGCTCGCGCTTGCGGGGCTCCGCTGCGCTCCACTCCTCGCGCCTCACAGCGTGCCCACCCAGTTGCGCAGCAGGTGCGCGCCGACCGCGCCGGACTTCTCCGGGTGGAACTGGGTGACGCTGAGCGAGCCGCGCTCGGCCGCCGCGACGAAGGTCGCGTCCTCGTGGGTCACGGTCGTGACCAGCGACTCCGGGTCGTCGAAGGCCGCGGCCGCGTAGGAGTGCACGAAGTAGCACCGAGCCGCCGGGTCGATCTGCGCGAACAGGCGCGAGGCCGCGGGGGCCGCGACCGTGTTCCACCCCATGTGGGGTACGCGCTGCGCCTCGATCCGCCGCACCCGGCCCGGCAGCAGCCCCAGACCCGGCGTGACGACCCCGTGCTCGTCGCCGACCTCGAACATGATCTGAGCGCCGACGCAGATCCCCAGGACCGGCCGGCCCGCGGCGACCCGCTGCTGGACGACCGGACCGGCACCGAGCTCGTCGATGCCCGCCATGCACGCAGCGTAGGCACCGACCCCCGGCACGACCAGCCCGTCCGCAGCTGCAGCCGCGTCGAGGTCGCTCGTCACCGTGACATCGACACCCGTCGCCGCCAGGGCGCGCTGCGCGGAGCGCAGATTGCCCGATCCATAGTCGAGCACCACCACCGAAGCCATTTTTCCGGCGCGCTCTGCGGGGCTCATCACACCTCGCCCGGCATCAGCCACGCGACGCCACCGGCGGCGGAGACGAGCGCGAACAGCCCGACGACCGCGACGACACCCCGGTGCGCACCCTGCTTGTAGAGCGACCACGCACCGCCGACGAGGATTCCGGCCAGCGCGAAGAGCACCACCGGCACCGCGCCGCTCACAGCGTCTTGCTCCGTTCGTGCTTGCGGGGCTCCGCTGCGCTCCGCTCCTCGCGCTTCACAGCGTCTCCTTCGTGGACGGAACCTGGCCGGCGTTGCGCGGATCGAGGGCGACCGCCTCGCGCAGCGCGCGGGAGACCGCCTTGAACTGCGCCTCCGTCACGTGGTGCGCGTCGGCCTTGCCACCGGGGCGGCAGGCACGCAGCACATCGACGTGGAGGGTCATCCGCGCCGTCTGCCCGAAGGACTCCCAGACGTGCCGCGTCATGCTGGTCGGGTAGAGCGGGCCGATGTAGGGCGCCAGCTCCGGCTCGTCGTGCACCACGTACGGCCGGCCGGACAGATCGATGGCAGCCCGGACCAGCACCTCGTCCATGGGGATCGTCGCGTCGCCGTAGCGGCGGATGCCCTTGCGGTCGCCGAGCGCCTTGTCGACCGCGGTGCCGAGCGCGAGCGTGGTGTCCTCGATCGTGTGGTGAGCGTCGATGACGAGGTCACCAACAGTCTCGACCCGCAGGTCGAAACCGCCGTGCCGGGCGATCTGGTGCAGCATGTGGTCGAAGAAGCCCACGCCGGTCGAGATCTCGGCCTGGCCCGTGCCGTCGAGGTCGAGCTCGACCAGCACCTTCGTCTCCGCGGTGATCCGCTCAACGGTGGCGGTTCTCGTCATTGCTGCTCCATCGCTGTGAGGAAAGCGTCAGTCTCGGCCGGTGTCCCGGCGGTGACCCGCAGCCAGCCCTTCAAGCCGACATCGCGGACCAGCACACCACGCTCCAGCAGCGCGCGCCAAACGGCCTGCTGATCGCCGCCGGTCTCGAAGAGCACGAAGTTGGCGTCGGAGTCGGCGACCCGCAGCCCGCGCTCGCGCAGCGTCGCGACGATCCGGTCGCGCTGCTGCTTGATCGCCTCGACCGTCGCGAGCAGCACCGGCGTGTGCGCCAGCGCGGCCCGCGCAGCGGCCTGGGTGAGGGCGGAGAGGTGATAGGGCAACCGCACCAGCTGCACCGCGTCGATCACCGCCGGGTGCGCCACCAGGTAGCCCACCCGAGCGCCGGCGAAGGCGAACGCCTTGCTCATCGTGCGGGTCACCACCAGGCGCGGGTGCTCGGCGAGCAGGCTCAACGCGCTCGGCGTGCCGGGCCGGGCGAACTCGGCGTAGGCCTCGTCGACGACGACGAGCCCCTCGGTCGCG
It contains:
- the hisF gene encoding imidazole glycerol phosphate synthase subunit HisF, with protein sequence MTIAVRVIPCLDVDAGRVVKGVNFVDLRDAGDPVELAAAYDAAGADELTFLDVTASSAGRGTMLDVVRRTAETVFIPLTVGGGVRSVADVDVLLRAGADKVGVNTAAIARPELISEIAERFGNQVLVLSLDVRRGGHGSSGFEVTTHGGRTSAGLDAIEWAARVAKLGAGEILLNSMDADGTKAGFDLELIRAVRAVVDIPVIASGGAGAAVDFPPAVDAGADAVLAASVFHFGEVTIGEVKTALSDSGHAVR
- the hisH gene encoding imidazole glycerol phosphate synthase subunit HisH — translated: MASVVVLDYGSGNLRSAQRALAATGVDVTVTSDLDAAAAADGLVVPGVGAYAACMAGIDELGAGPVVQQRVAAGRPVLGICVGAQIMFEVGDEHGVVTPGLGLLPGRVRRIEAQRVPHMGWNTVAAPAASRLFAQIDPAARCYFVHSYAAAAFDDPESLVTTVTHEDATFVAAAERGSLSVTQFHPEKSGAVGAHLLRNWVGTL
- the hisB gene encoding imidazoleglycerol-phosphate dehydratase HisB is translated as MTRTATVERITAETKVLVELDLDGTGQAEISTGVGFFDHMLHQIARHGGFDLRVETVGDLVIDAHHTIEDTTLALGTAVDKALGDRKGIRRYGDATIPMDEVLVRAAIDLSGRPYVVHDEPELAPYIGPLYPTSMTRHVWESFGQTARMTLHVDVLRACRPGGKADAHHVTEAQFKAVSRALREAVALDPRNAGQVPSTKETL
- the priA gene encoding bifunctional 1-(5-phosphoribosyl)-5-((5-phosphoribosylamino)methylideneamino)imidazole-4-carboxamide isomerase/phosphoribosylanthranilate isomerase PriA, translating into MTLQLLPAVDVAGGQAVRLVQGAAGSETDYGDPFDAAMDFQRQGAEWIHLVDLDAAFGRGSNAEQLASVVAALDVKVELSGGIRDDESLRRALATGAARVNIGTAALEDPEWCDRIVGEFGDRVAVGLDVRGHTLSARGWTRDGGDLFDVLERLEKAGCARYVLTDVHRDGTLTGPNLELLRSVCAATPKPIVASGGVSTLDDLRALAALESIGVEGVITGKALYAGAFTVAEALDALAQL
- a CDS encoding hemolysin family protein, with the protein product MGGYGTQVILVLVLILLNGALSGSEMALISLRESQIQRLERTSRGGRTLARLSRDPNRFLATIQIGITLAGFLASAFAATSLAKPLVEPLSFLGSAAESVAIILLTLALTFVTLVLGELAPKRIAMQRAEGWALAAAKPLDLLATASRPVVWLLGKSTDLIVRITGGDPKAGREEISAEEIRELVVAQRGFTAQQREIISGAFEIAERGIREILIPRGEVTLLAGSLTADEALRELADSGHTRAPVVGPGGIDDLIGVVHLRDLLPDRGGATAADRARPALLMPETLPVAEAMRQLRHRREQFAMVVDEHGSIDGIVTMEDLVEEVVGEIYDETDADVAAVVREADDVFVVPGSFPIHDLPDLGIDTTRFADVDYTTVAGLVLAKLGHIPTEPGETVTLPGCTAEVTEVTGRAISKVRLRLVATRTNHH
- a CDS encoding M23 family metallopeptidase; protein product: MVSPRRRTACLLALVLGTGLTLTAPTAGVAAPAAAATSAVTTAVTSKLLQRAATLTDATLRAATAAETRVTVLRTAGTSWAFGTAVIVAPQKEGAYPLGWLFHARSVRGTWQIALEDEALFRELVTASPLTRGDERSLFATENALFAGGDYRTGMALPYAVGQSWRMSSGPHGWSTTENPWTALDLAGGDGIVRAARAGTAFRMCQGWIRVYHDRNYATDYYHLFNSLVSDADGVPAGQGLPLGNIGTDVTCGGQASGNHVHFALRQNGGYVAISQHNFGKWTIVAGSAAYGGTARHGSTAVGQGGSLYNYGPLDFNQGIVDGNGTLTLTKRTGPGSNFAAAGTVADGTTMTISCSKTGTTHTGRWGTTSLWNKFTDGTWLSDAYMWTGLSGPVGATCP